In a single window of the Anaerocolumna cellulosilytica genome:
- a CDS encoding FliH/SctL family protein: MSNIIKSRYVYVDGGEKKVIDSNERSEEFRLIDFLNRKRESVDHSETEGQHPPDLDGFTQGIAATIVDIAVEQEEIPQKTPEEILREAQEQATEEAERIIKEAEEAAAATSEKMYEEAKSRGYAEGLKKGMEEADEMKRDLQEAKIRQEEEFSEQLLLLEPQLADILTMLLEKMTGVLAKEYKQIVYHLIHNAMYHADNSKNFIIKISKEDYESVHSRIAELLTLVSPETVIEVVIDKELTKNQCMIETDTSIIDCSLDTQLNNLMRDIKLLSIQTE; the protein is encoded by the coding sequence TTGTCTAATATAATTAAATCCAGATACGTTTATGTAGATGGAGGAGAGAAAAAAGTTATTGATTCCAATGAAAGATCGGAAGAATTTCGTCTTATAGATTTTTTAAACCGTAAAAGAGAGAGTGTGGATCATTCCGAAACAGAAGGACAGCATCCACCTGATTTAGACGGCTTTACGCAAGGGATTGCAGCTACTATAGTTGATATTGCGGTTGAACAGGAAGAAATACCGCAAAAAACACCGGAAGAAATTTTAAGAGAAGCGCAAGAACAAGCGACGGAAGAAGCGGAACGTATTATAAAAGAAGCAGAAGAGGCAGCGGCTGCAACCAGTGAAAAGATGTATGAAGAGGCGAAAAGTCGGGGTTATGCCGAAGGATTAAAAAAAGGCATGGAAGAAGCAGATGAAATGAAACGAGACTTGCAGGAAGCTAAAATCCGTCAGGAAGAGGAATTTAGTGAGCAATTATTGCTTTTAGAGCCTCAGCTGGCAGATATACTGACTATGCTCCTTGAGAAGATGACGGGTGTACTGGCTAAAGAATATAAGCAGATTGTATACCATCTTATACATAATGCTATGTATCATGCGGATAACAGTAAGAATTTTATTATTAAAATCTCAAAAGAGGATTACGAATCAGTACATTCTAGGATTGCTGAACTTTTAACATTGGTAAGTCCGGAAACAGTCATTGAAGTGGTAATAGATAAAGAACTTACGAAAAATCAATGTATGATAGAAACGGATACCAGTATTATTGATTGCAGCCTGGACACTCAGCTTAATAACTTAATGCGGGATATAAAACTACTTTCCATACAAACAGAATAG
- the fliG gene encoding flagellar motor switch protein FliG: MSKNLDITGVQKAAVLLISLGPEKSSNIFKHLKEDEIEQLTLEIANTRSVSPATKEQVLDEFYEICLAQQYIAEGGIAYAKELLEKALGEEKAKDVIGKLTASLQVRPFEFVRKTDASQMLNFIQDEHPQTIALILSYLSSGQASSIISALPPDKQADVAKRIAQMDRTSPDVIKEVERVLERKLSSLVNQDYTIVGGVDSIVAILNTVDRGTEKHIMETLEIEEPELADEIRRKMFVFEDILSLDDKSIQRVLREVDNNELAVALKGSNEEVQSVIFNNLSKRLATMIKEDMEFMGPVRLKDVEESQQKIVNIIRKLEDSAEIIISRGGGDEIVV, translated from the coding sequence ATGTCTAAGAATTTGGATATTACGGGAGTACAAAAAGCAGCAGTGCTTTTAATTTCATTAGGACCTGAAAAGTCATCCAATATATTCAAACACCTCAAAGAAGATGAAATAGAGCAGCTTACTTTAGAAATTGCCAATACAAGGAGCGTTTCTCCTGCAACCAAAGAGCAGGTGTTGGATGAATTCTATGAAATTTGCCTTGCACAGCAATATATTGCTGAAGGTGGTATTGCCTATGCGAAAGAACTGTTGGAAAAAGCATTGGGAGAAGAAAAGGCAAAAGATGTTATTGGCAAGCTGACAGCATCCTTGCAGGTTCGTCCATTTGAATTTGTAAGAAAAACAGACGCAAGTCAGATGTTAAACTTTATTCAGGATGAACATCCTCAGACGATTGCACTTATATTATCCTATCTTTCATCAGGACAGGCTTCTTCTATTATATCAGCATTACCTCCAGACAAGCAGGCGGATGTTGCGAAACGTATCGCGCAGATGGATCGTACTTCACCGGATGTAATCAAAGAAGTAGAAAGAGTGCTGGAACGTAAGCTGTCTTCACTGGTAAATCAAGATTATACAATTGTTGGTGGTGTAGATTCCATTGTTGCAATTTTAAATACAGTTGACAGAGGAACTGAAAAACATATTATGGAAACCTTGGAAATTGAAGAACCTGAATTGGCAGATGAAATCAGAAGAAAAATGTTTGTATTTGAAGATATTCTATCTCTGGATGATAAATCTATACAAAGGGTACTTAGAGAAGTTGACAACAATGAACTTGCTGTGGCTTTAAAAGGTTCCAACGAAGAAGTGCAAAGTGTCATATTCAACAACTTATCGAAGCGTCTTGCTACTATGATTAAAGAAGATATGGAATTTATGGGGCCTGTACGTCTTAAAGATGTTGAAGAATCACAACAGAAAATTGTTAATATTATTAGAAAATTAGAAGACTCCGCTGAAATTATTATTTCCAGAGGTGGAGGTGACGAGATCGTTGTCTAA
- the fliE gene encoding flagellar hook-basal body complex protein FliE produces MDVTLLNGISGIGSIGKGNVSVEKTDRNETFEKLFRSALDMVNETNDLTNAAEEAEMAFALGLNNNTYDLQVAQTKATMSLQYTLEVRNRVLDAYKEIMNLQF; encoded by the coding sequence ATGGACGTTACATTATTGAATGGAATATCGGGTATAGGTTCTATAGGTAAGGGGAATGTTTCGGTTGAGAAAACCGACAGAAATGAAACTTTTGAAAAACTGTTCCGGTCAGCTCTAGACATGGTAAATGAAACAAACGATTTAACGAATGCAGCAGAGGAAGCTGAAATGGCCTTTGCGTTGGGATTAAATAATAATACTTATGATTTGCAGGTTGCACAGACAAAAGCAACAATGTCTTTGCAATATACCCTTGAAGTAAGAAACAGGGTATTGGATGCGTATAAAGAGATAATGAATCTCCAATTCTAA
- the flgC gene encoding flagellar basal body rod protein FlgC, whose protein sequence is MSAFDAMNVSASGMTAQRLRMDLISQNIANVNTTRDENGEAYRRKILVFEEKGRGSFASILNSKSSTFAGNGVKVTEITEDKETAMNVVYDPSHPDADEDGYVTYPNVNTVTEMTNLIDASRAYEANITAFNATKSMALKGLEVGK, encoded by the coding sequence ATGTCAGCATTTGACGCAATGAATGTTAGTGCAAGCGGAATGACCGCTCAGAGACTCAGAATGGATTTAATCTCTCAGAATATTGCAAATGTAAATACTACTAGAGATGAAAATGGTGAGGCTTATCGACGTAAGATACTAGTGTTCGAAGAAAAGGGACGAGGTTCTTTTGCCAGTATTTTAAATAGTAAATCCAGTACGTTTGCTGGAAACGGAGTTAAAGTCACAGAAATTACGGAAGATAAAGAAACAGCCATGAATGTTGTCTATGATCCATCACATCCTGATGCTGATGAAGATGGTTATGTAACCTATCCGAATGTCAATACTGTTACTGAGATGACTAACTTAATTGATGCAAGCAGAGCATACGAAGCGAATATAACAGCTTTCAATGCGACAAAGAGTATGGCCTTAAAGGGATTAGAAGTAGGAAAATAA
- the flgB gene encoding flagellar basal body rod protein FlgB gives MIQSNAFNYINVLNKAADASWTRNQLLSNNLSNVSTPNYKRRDIEFQTYLARQLQGEGSLDKKVSKIDLNSLEPTVYTDYSTLSYRLDGNNVDVDTESANLAQNQIRFNAIMDSMTSEFNRIKLAITSK, from the coding sequence ATGATACAATCAAATGCATTTAATTATATCAATGTGTTAAATAAAGCTGCTGATGCAAGTTGGACAAGAAATCAATTATTGTCGAATAATCTGTCAAATGTAAGTACGCCTAATTACAAAAGAAGGGATATTGAATTTCAGACATATCTGGCAAGGCAGCTGCAGGGAGAGGGGTCACTTGATAAAAAAGTATCAAAGATTGACTTGAATTCCTTAGAGCCTACTGTATATACGGATTATTCAACACTTAGCTATCGATTAGATGGCAATAATGTTGATGTTGATACGGAATCGGCTAATCTGGCGCAGAATCAAATTAGATTCAATGCCATAATGGATTCAATGACCAGTGAATTTAATCGGATAAAATTAGCGATAACCAGTAAATAG
- the codY gene encoding GTP-sensing pleiotropic transcriptional regulator CodY has protein sequence MSVQLLDKTRKINKLLHNNNSHKVVFNDICEVLSEILESNILVISKKGKVLGIKNRDDIIEIKELIKDNVGGHIDQLLNERLLNILSTKENVNLLTLGFEFGQDNDYQAIIIPIDIAGERLGTLFLYKSSRQYDLDDIILSEYGTTVVGLEMMRSVNEESAEENRKVQIVKSAISTLSFSELEAIIHIFEELEGNEGILVASKIADRVGITRSVIVNALRKFESAGVIESRSSGMKGTYIKVLNDVVFDELRKLNK, from the coding sequence ATGAGCGTACAGTTGTTAGACAAGACAAGAAAAATTAACAAGTTATTACACAATAATAATTCTCACAAAGTGGTATTTAATGATATTTGTGAGGTATTAAGCGAGATTCTCGAATCCAATATACTGGTCATCAGTAAAAAAGGTAAAGTATTAGGTATAAAGAATAGAGATGACATCATTGAAATCAAGGAATTGATTAAAGACAATGTAGGTGGTCATATTGACCAGTTGTTAAATGAAAGGTTACTAAATATTCTTTCTACGAAAGAAAATGTTAACTTACTTACCTTAGGTTTTGAGTTTGGACAGGATAATGATTATCAAGCTATTATTATACCCATTGATATTGCGGGGGAAAGGCTTGGGACTTTATTCCTCTATAAAAGTAGCAGGCAGTATGACTTGGATGATATAATTTTAAGTGAATATGGTACAACTGTAGTTGGTCTAGAAATGATGCGTTCCGTGAATGAAGAAAGTGCAGAAGAAAACCGCAAAGTACAAATTGTAAAGTCAGCTATCAGTACCTTGTCTTTTTCAGAGCTAGAAGCTATAATCCATATTTTTGAGGAACTAGAAGGCAATGAAGGGATTTTGGTAGCAAGTAAGATCGCTGATAGAGTTGGTATTACCCGTTCTGTTATTGTAAATGCTTTAAGGAAATTTGAAAGTGCCGGCGTAATTGAATCAAGATCTTCCGGTATGAAAGGAACCTATATAAAAGTATTAAACGATGTGGTTTTTGACGAACTACGAAAATTAAATAAATAA
- the topA gene encoding type I DNA topoisomerase, producing the protein MSKNLVIVESPAKAKTIKKFLGANYEVIASNGHVRDLPKSQLGIDVENDFEPKYITIRGKGDLLAKLRKEVKKADKVYLATDPDREGEAISWHLSKTLKLEDNNSSRITFNEITKNAVKASIKQARDIDMNLVDSQQTRRILDRMVGYSISPLLWAKVKRGLSAGRVQSVALRIICDREEEINAFVPEEYWNLEAIFQLAGEKAPLVAKLSAKENEKLTIRSEEELNKVLKELEGAAYRITEIKRGERQKKAPLPFTTSTLQQEAAKTLNFSTSKTMRLAQQLYEGIDIKNHGTIGLITYLRTDSIRISEEADVAARDFIKENYGAAFVADKENGKESNKKIQDAHEAIRPTYVELTPVLIKESLSREQFRLYQLIWRRFVASRMQSAKYETISVRIDGNGYRFNSSASKLIFDGYMTVYSTDEDDKQNSAMLKNLSEDTAVNLNELNPTQHFTQPPAHYTEASLVKTLEELGIGRPSTYAPTITTILARRYVVKENKNLYVTELGEVVNNIMKQAFPSIVDVNFTANLESLLDSVEDGTIIWKTVVRNFYPDLEAAVVHAEESLEEIKIEDEKTDVICEECGRNMVIKYGPHGKFLACPGFPDCRNTKPYLEKIGVSCPLCGKDVVIRKTKKGRKYYGCENNPECEFMTWQKPSEQKCPKCNGVMVEKGTSLVCIDEKCGCIVAKN; encoded by the coding sequence ATGTCAAAAAATCTTGTGATAGTAGAATCACCTGCAAAGGCTAAGACAATAAAAAAGTTTTTAGGTGCTAATTATGAGGTGATAGCCTCCAATGGCCATGTAAGGGACCTTCCTAAAAGTCAGTTAGGTATTGATGTAGAAAATGATTTTGAACCTAAATATATAACCATTCGGGGGAAAGGTGATTTACTTGCAAAACTTCGTAAAGAGGTAAAGAAGGCGGATAAAGTATATCTTGCCACTGACCCTGATCGTGAAGGTGAAGCAATCTCCTGGCATTTATCAAAAACATTAAAGTTAGAAGATAACAATTCCAGTCGTATTACTTTTAATGAGATAACAAAAAATGCAGTGAAAGCTTCGATTAAACAGGCAAGGGATATCGATATGAATCTGGTTGATTCCCAGCAGACAAGAAGAATTTTAGATCGTATGGTTGGTTACAGTATCAGTCCTTTGCTTTGGGCTAAAGTGAAAAGAGGGTTAAGTGCAGGACGTGTACAGTCGGTTGCTTTACGCATCATATGTGACAGGGAGGAAGAAATTAATGCTTTTGTTCCCGAAGAATACTGGAATCTAGAAGCAATATTTCAACTGGCAGGAGAAAAGGCACCACTTGTGGCAAAGTTATCGGCGAAGGAAAATGAAAAACTGACCATTCGCTCAGAAGAGGAATTGAATAAGGTATTAAAGGAGCTGGAGGGAGCTGCCTATAGGATTACAGAAATAAAACGTGGCGAAAGACAAAAAAAAGCACCGTTACCTTTTACAACCAGCACATTGCAGCAGGAGGCTGCCAAAACCCTCAACTTTTCGACGTCTAAAACCATGCGTTTGGCTCAGCAGCTTTATGAAGGAATTGATATTAAAAATCATGGAACGATAGGTTTAATTACTTATTTGCGTACAGACTCTATTCGAATATCAGAAGAAGCTGATGTGGCCGCAAGGGATTTTATTAAAGAAAATTATGGTGCTGCTTTTGTGGCAGATAAAGAAAACGGAAAAGAAAGCAACAAAAAAATTCAGGATGCCCATGAAGCAATTCGACCGACTTATGTAGAATTGACACCGGTGTTAATAAAAGAATCTCTTAGCAGGGAACAATTCCGGTTGTATCAGTTAATCTGGAGGCGTTTTGTAGCCAGTAGAATGCAGTCGGCCAAGTATGAAACAATATCTGTTCGAATAGATGGTAACGGTTATCGTTTTAATTCTTCAGCGTCAAAATTAATCTTTGATGGTTATATGACAGTTTATTCAACGGATGAAGATGATAAGCAAAATAGTGCTATGTTAAAAAATTTGAGTGAGGATACCGCAGTTAATTTAAATGAGTTAAATCCAACGCAGCATTTTACACAGCCACCAGCACATTATACAGAAGCATCATTAGTAAAAACTTTAGAGGAGTTAGGCATAGGAAGACCTAGTACTTATGCGCCTACCATAACAACAATTCTGGCTAGAAGATATGTAGTGAAAGAGAATAAGAACCTTTATGTTACAGAACTTGGAGAAGTTGTTAATAATATTATGAAACAGGCATTCCCAAGCATAGTAGATGTGAACTTTACAGCAAACCTAGAGTCACTGTTAGATAGTGTGGAAGACGGCACTATTATTTGGAAAACAGTTGTGCGCAATTTCTATCCTGATTTAGAAGCTGCTGTAGTACATGCGGAAGAGAGTCTGGAAGAAATAAAAATAGAAGATGAAAAAACGGATGTCATCTGTGAGGAATGCGGCAGAAATATGGTCATAAAGTATGGACCTCATGGCAAATTTCTTGCTTGTCCTGGATTCCCTGATTGCAGAAATACAAAACCATACTTAGAAAAGATTGGTGTCAGTTGCCCTTTGTGTGGGAAAGACGTAGTAATCCGTAAGACAAAAAAGGGAAGAAAGTATTATGGCTGTGAGAATAATCCGGAATGTGAGTTTATGACATGGCAGAAACCATCTGAGCAGAAATGCCCGAAATGTAATGGAGTTATGGTAGAAAAAGGAACCAGTCTGGTTTGTATCGATGAAAAATGTGGGTGTATTGTTGCGAAAAATTGA